A window of Oncorhynchus keta strain PuntledgeMale-10-30-2019 unplaced genomic scaffold, Oket_V2 Un_contig_18163_pilon_pilon, whole genome shotgun sequence contains these coding sequences:
- the LOC118376549 gene encoding sushi, nidogen and EGF-like domain-containing protein 1 isoform X7 → MDKELVTMRNQIMLFVLFLLMTSKVTTADFVNTSTTDGPSTTPGPLYPFGAGDTVSSRSDDGSSPPITLEQPFVYFGKPYQQIHVNHNGHLTFNAAFASYTPYRFPAFSSRDLIAPFWTDLDNRRNGTISYRQYNSGSVLQQATQDINQYFPNLGFSVNWVFVATWDKVPYYNTFGTEITFQVVLIAGGQSSFILMNYGEIAPTTQNIQAGYDTVNSIHYFSIPGSFQSNDTTFSYTSNVNVTGRWAFQTNATTSTTDGPSTTPASTSDEPFAVDDFCIDSIFCKGQGLTGSVYMLSTLLILVFLTILNN, encoded by the exons ATGGACAAGGAGCTTGTGACAATGAGGAATCAAATTATGCTTTTTGTGCTGTTTTTGTTGATGACGA GTAAGGTGACCACTGCTGATTTTG TGAACACTTCAACAACTGATGGCCCTTCAACAACCCCTG GCCCACTCTATCCATTTGGGGCTGGAGACACAGTGAGCTCCCGATCCGATGATGGAAGTTCCCCTCCTATAACCCTGGAGCAGCCATTTGTTTATTTTGGAAAACCGTATCAACAGATACAC GTGAACCACAATGGACATCTGACCTTCAATGCAGCATTTGCCAGTTACACACCATACCGATTCCCTGCATTTTCCTCAAGAGATCTGATTGCTCCATTTTGGACCGATTTGGACAACAGGCGGAATGGTACCATCTCTTACCGGCAGTACAACAGTGGCAGTGTTCTTCAACAGGCCACACAAGATATTAATCAGTACTTCCCAAATCTGGGCTTCTCTGTTAATTGGGTCTTCGTTGCTACCTGGGATAAGGTTCCCTACTACAACACTTTTGGAACA GAAATCACCTTCCAAGTGGTTCTGATTGCTGGTGGCCAATCCTCCTTCATCCTGATGAACTATGGGGAGATTGCACCAACAACTCAAAATATTCAG GCTGGCTATGACACAGTCAACTCCATCCACTACTTCTCGATCCCGGGGTCATTTCAAAGCAACGACACAACTTTCAGTTACACCAGCAATGTCAACGTCACTGGTCGCTGGGCCTTCCAGACAAATG CGACCACTTCAACAACTGATGGCCCTTCAACAACCCCTG CTTCTACATCTGATGAGCCTTTCGCAGTTGATGACTTCTGCATAGATTCCATTTTTTGTAAAGGACAGGGTTTGACTGGTTCCGtttatatgctgagcactttgtTAATTCTGGTGTTTCTTACCATTTTAAATAATTGA
- the LOC118376549 gene encoding sushi, nidogen and EGF-like domain-containing protein 1 isoform X3, giving the protein MDKELVTMRNQIMLFVLFLLMTSKVTTADFVNTSTTDGPSTTPVNTSTTDGPSTTPGPLYPFGAGDTVSSRSDDGSSPPITLEQPFVYFGKPYQQIHVNHNGHLTFNAAFASYTPYRFPAFSSRDLIAPFWTDLDNRRNGTISYRQYNSGSVLQQATQDINQYFPNLGFSVNWVFVATWDKVPYYNTFGTEITFQVVLIAGGQSSFILMNYGEIAPTTQNIQAGYDTVNSIHYFSIPGSFQSNDTTFSYTSNVNVTGRWAFQTNATTSTTDGPSTTPASTSDEPFAVDDFCIDSIFCKGQGLTGSVYMLSTLLILVFLTILNN; this is encoded by the exons ATGGACAAGGAGCTTGTGACAATGAGGAATCAAATTATGCTTTTTGTGCTGTTTTTGTTGATGACGA GTAAGGTGACCACTGCTGATTTTG TGAACACTTCAACAACTGATGGCCCTTCAACAACCCCTG TGAACACTTCAACAACTGATGGCCCTTCAACAACCCCTG GCCCACTCTATCCATTTGGGGCTGGAGACACAGTGAGCTCCCGATCCGATGATGGAAGTTCCCCTCCTATAACCCTGGAGCAGCCATTTGTTTATTTTGGAAAACCGTATCAACAGATACAC GTGAACCACAATGGACATCTGACCTTCAATGCAGCATTTGCCAGTTACACACCATACCGATTCCCTGCATTTTCCTCAAGAGATCTGATTGCTCCATTTTGGACCGATTTGGACAACAGGCGGAATGGTACCATCTCTTACCGGCAGTACAACAGTGGCAGTGTTCTTCAACAGGCCACACAAGATATTAATCAGTACTTCCCAAATCTGGGCTTCTCTGTTAATTGGGTCTTCGTTGCTACCTGGGATAAGGTTCCCTACTACAACACTTTTGGAACA GAAATCACCTTCCAAGTGGTTCTGATTGCTGGTGGCCAATCCTCCTTCATCCTGATGAACTATGGGGAGATTGCACCAACAACTCAAAATATTCAG GCTGGCTATGACACAGTCAACTCCATCCACTACTTCTCGATCCCGGGGTCATTTCAAAGCAACGACACAACTTTCAGTTACACCAGCAATGTCAACGTCACTGGTCGCTGGGCCTTCCAGACAAATG CGACCACTTCAACAACTGATGGCCCTTCAACAACCCCTG CTTCTACATCTGATGAGCCTTTCGCAGTTGATGACTTCTGCATAGATTCCATTTTTTGTAAAGGACAGGGTTTGACTGGTTCCGtttatatgctgagcactttgtTAATTCTGGTGTTTCTTACCATTTTAAATAATTGA
- the LOC118376549 gene encoding sushi, nidogen and EGF-like domain-containing protein 1 isoform X1 — translation MDKELVTMRNQIMLFVLFLLMTSKVTTADFVNTSTTDGPSTTPVNTSTTDGPSTTPVNTSTTDGPSTTPGPLYPFGAGDTVSSRSDDGSSPPITLEQPFVYFGKPYQQIHVNHNGHLTFNAAFASYTPYRFPAFSSRDLIAPFWTDLDNRRNGTISYRQYNSGSVLQQATQDINQYFPNLGFSVNWVFVATWDKVPYYNTFGTEITFQVVLIAGGQSSFILMNYGEIAPTTQNIQAGYDTVNSIHYFSIPGSFQSNDTTFSYTSNVNVTGRWAFQTNATTSTTDGPSTTPASTSDEPFAVDDFCIDSIFCKGQGLTGSVYMLSTLLILVFLTILNN, via the exons ATGGACAAGGAGCTTGTGACAATGAGGAATCAAATTATGCTTTTTGTGCTGTTTTTGTTGATGACGA GTAAGGTGACCACTGCTGATTTTG TGAACACTTCAACAACTGATGGCCCTTCAACAACCCCTG TGAACACTTCAACAACTGATGGCCCTTCAACAACCCCTG TGAACACTTCAACAACTGATGGCCCTTCAACAACCCCTG GCCCACTCTATCCATTTGGGGCTGGAGACACAGTGAGCTCCCGATCCGATGATGGAAGTTCCCCTCCTATAACCCTGGAGCAGCCATTTGTTTATTTTGGAAAACCGTATCAACAGATACAC GTGAACCACAATGGACATCTGACCTTCAATGCAGCATTTGCCAGTTACACACCATACCGATTCCCTGCATTTTCCTCAAGAGATCTGATTGCTCCATTTTGGACCGATTTGGACAACAGGCGGAATGGTACCATCTCTTACCGGCAGTACAACAGTGGCAGTGTTCTTCAACAGGCCACACAAGATATTAATCAGTACTTCCCAAATCTGGGCTTCTCTGTTAATTGGGTCTTCGTTGCTACCTGGGATAAGGTTCCCTACTACAACACTTTTGGAACA GAAATCACCTTCCAAGTGGTTCTGATTGCTGGTGGCCAATCCTCCTTCATCCTGATGAACTATGGGGAGATTGCACCAACAACTCAAAATATTCAG GCTGGCTATGACACAGTCAACTCCATCCACTACTTCTCGATCCCGGGGTCATTTCAAAGCAACGACACAACTTTCAGTTACACCAGCAATGTCAACGTCACTGGTCGCTGGGCCTTCCAGACAAATG CGACCACTTCAACAACTGATGGCCCTTCAACAACCCCTG CTTCTACATCTGATGAGCCTTTCGCAGTTGATGACTTCTGCATAGATTCCATTTTTTGTAAAGGACAGGGTTTGACTGGTTCCGtttatatgctgagcactttgtTAATTCTGGTGTTTCTTACCATTTTAAATAATTGA
- the LOC118383257 gene encoding guanylyl cyclase-activating protein 2-like has translation MGQTHQTEQNDPEIDVKVLQDMYKKFVTECPSGVLFIHEFKRFFGIDPTGEVSEYAESMFRAFDKNGDNTIDFLEFVAALNLVFRGDLEHKLRWSFKVYDKDGNGYVDRTELGAIIDSIYRLKKTSKREQEDMQLSVNEVCDRILKTVDVNRDGHITLEEFIKGAQGDPWIMNMLQLDMNPYGWVLEQRRKSAHF, from the exons ATGGGACAGACACACCAGACCGAGCAGAATGACCCGGAGATCGATGTCAAGGTGCTCCAGGACATGTACAAAAAGTTTGTGACGGAATGCCCGAGCGGTGTTTTATTTATCCATGAGTTCAAGCGTTTTTTTGGCATCGACCCAACTGGGGAAGTCTCTGAGTATGCGGAAAGCATGTTTCGAGCTTTTGACAAGAATGGG GATAACACCATTGATTTTCTGGAGTTTGTGGCAGCCTTGAATCTGGTCTTCCGGGGGGACTTGGAGCACAAATTACGCTGGTCATTTAAAGTGTACGACAAGGACGGCAACGGCTATGTAGATAGGACAGAACTGGGAGCTATTATTGAT AGTATATATCGATTAAAGAAGACATccaagagagagcaggaggataTGCAGCTGTCGGTGAATGAAGTGTGTGATAGAATACTGAAGACTGTGGATGTGAACAGGGATG GTCACATCACCCTGGAGGAGTTCATCAAGGGGGCCCAGGGAGACCCATGGATCATGAACATGCTCCAACTGGACATGAACCCTTATGGCTGGGTGCTGGAACAGAGAAGGAAGAGCGCACACTTTTAA